One Eptesicus fuscus isolate TK198812 chromosome 13, DD_ASM_mEF_20220401, whole genome shotgun sequence genomic window, AAATGAAAGGAATTACCTGTATAACCCAAGAGTCATAGATACCATGTGACTAACACCAAGAGCAAACTCATATAGTAagcaaaatcaaaagaaaaatgtttagtttTCCAAAAGTCCAGACCTGTACTGTCCATTAGACTAACCACTAGCCGCATGTGACTATTGAGCACTTCAACTGTGGATTGTCAGAACTGAGGTGTGTCAAATACACACCTAATTTTGAAGACgtagtacaaaaataaaaacaaagaatataaattagctttttaacaGTTTTTACATTGATTACATATTAaagtgataatattttggatgtaCTCAGTAAAACAacatatgttattaaaattaatttgcatgtttccatttaatgtttaaaatgtctACTGGAAATTGAAAGTTTTGTATGTGGCTCGCACTGTATTTCTGTTGAAAGTGCTACTGCAGATTATATGGAAAGTGATAATATCTTAGGCAAAGCAGAAGAGCAAATTTGTTTTTTCCAACTTCCAAATCTTCAAATATTCACAATTACTTATTGACTGTAAGGCTCTCACTTTCCCAGAAAATAAAGGGAAGCTGATTCATTGGGAACACTGCCATTGTTGACAAAAAAACTTGTTAAGATTGTACTGCCTCAcagcattaaaaacaaatagtgtCACTGGAGTATGGCAACCATATAAAGGTTATCTCATAAGTGTCTTGATTTTGTTCATAACCGCTTATGATATTCCAGGCCTTGAACCAATGAGATCCTATTTAGTCAAGTTAGGATTGTGACTGACTGAGAATCCATGATGGAATCAGATGAAGACAGCAGACGCTCTTATCCCTTACTCTTGGAATAGTCCTGTTGGACCAAAATTGATGacttttgaaattttttgttCTTATCTTGACTGCTTGCCCAGAACATTAGGAAACTTTTTAATGTCTTCTCTACAGTCCTGTACAAATGATAGTCTTAACTCTAATGAAGTCTTCAGATATTTTCCAGTGATGAACTAAGGCTTGATTTCTCCTTTGCCTATGATGTCCTCTCTTGGAGAAAGAACAGGGGCAGGCATATCTTTGGGGTAATGACTAATCTGCTCTGCATAAGTGTTTTTGTTTATAGAGACAGGAAAGGTAATAAGAGTTGTATTTCAGACTTCATAGTCCCATGCATGACACGGCTTCACTACTGTGATTTTAGTAAAATGACTTTtattgcctttgtttcctcatctgcaaaattggAATAGCAATTGAATAAAAAGGATGATAATGTAATTTACCAATCAAGTTCAGAAACTATTAAGAGTGAAAAGAGTTATACATAAGGATTTCACCAGTCAAATAAGAAATATAGTCATCCTACTATCATTCTACTTacagtatttttaataatattaattggTTTATATTTACCGAGGACTTAGATAGTACCAGACACTTAactatgattatttttcaatGGTTCTTTGGAATATTAATTCTTTTTCCATGGGTATTTATTATGTCTTACCCTTTCAAGGTTTTCTAACGTGTCAGTTGTGATCAGAATATTTTACATGGCATTGCCCAGCAACTACTCCACTGCTCCAGTCTCTGAATTCCTCCTCATCTGCTTCCCTAATTACCAGAGTTGGCAGCACTGGCTgtccctgcccctcagcctcctcttcCTTTTGGCCATGGGTTCCAACACCACCCTCCTGATCACCATCTGGCTGGAGGCCTCTCTGCATGAGCCCATGTACTACTTGCTCAGCCTCCTCTCTCTGCTGGACATGGTGCTTTGCCTCACTGTCATCCCCAAAGTCCTGGCCATCTTCTGGTTTGACAACAAATCTATTagtttctctggctgctttctcCAGATGTTCATCATGAATAGTTTCTTGACCATGGAGTCCTGCACATTCATGATcatggcctatgaccgctatgtggccatctgccacccaCTACGGTACCCATCCATCATCACTGACCAATTTGTGGCTAGGGCTGCCGTATTTGTTGTGGCCCGGAATGGCATTCTTACCATGCCTATCCCAATACTTTCTTCCCGACTCAGATACTGTGCAGAGAACATCATCAAGAACTGCATCTGCACTAACCTGTCTGTGTCCAAACTCTCCTGTGATGACATCACCTTCAACCGGCTCTACCAGTTTGTGACAGGCTGGACTTTACTAGGTTCTGACCTCATCCTTATTGTTCTCTCCTACTCCTTCATCCTGAAAGCTGTGCTAAGGATCAAGGCTGAGGGTGCTGCAACCAAGGCTTTGAGCACATGTGGTTCCCACTTCATCCTTATCCTGTTCTTCAGCACAGTCCTGCTGGTTCTGGTCATCACTAACCTGGCCAGGAAGAGAATCCCCCCAGATGTCCCCATCCTGCTCAACATCCTGCACCACCTGATTCCCCCAGCTCTGAACCCCATTGTTTATGGCGTGAGAACCAGGGAGATCAAGCAGGGAATCCAGAAATTGTTGAGGAGGCTGTAAGAACTAACATAAGTGAGATTTGACCTTGGAAGCAGAAACTGATAATGGGGAATAATTTCCATGATGCATAGAAAATGTAAATGATTACTGCAGAAATAAGtatggatttttctttctctaatgtTTCATTTGATCATGGAGATATCTATATTTTGACtcctgttttctatttcattgactGTTTTTGCATTCTGGAGTTACCTAGAAGTTTCTTCTGGCCTCACCTATGTGAAAGGGACTTGTCAAGCCATAATCACAGGAGCTTAATTAGAGtgctattgtttttaaataaagaataaatggtAGTCTAATCACTTTCAATGCCTCTCAATTTCCTCAATTACTTAATATTTAGATAGGTATTAGATCCTCTGATTCTACCTGAGATCTGATATACAGATCAAATTGGTTTTGTACCATGAATGGCTCTCTTGTGAACATATAGAAAGTTTACTCCAGAACTTGAATTCTTATAGTTGAGTGAATCCTATGTGCCATCCATTGCCTCCTCTAGCCCTGCCAGATGCTGTTGATATATTTATCTAATGACACTTCTCTGTAGCATAAATTTctgttcctcttttcttttaaaaaaaattttaaaataaattttagaatcactcAGTTGTGTGTGTGCTATAAGTGAGAGGTTTTTGGTTTCAGATGTGCTTTACCAACTTCTGAATTCATATGATCCTACCTGAATTTTCCATCAGATTTTAGGCATGATCCATCCACACTCTCTCCTACTTATCTTAGATATACTTAAATTGACTTCGCTTATTTTCATTCCTGTTGTGTCAATCATTATATTCTGTGCTTTT contains:
- the LOC103302809 gene encoding olfactory receptor 56A4, producing the protein MALPSNYSTAPVSEFLLICFPNYQSWQHWLSLPLSLLFLLAMGSNTTLLITIWLEASLHEPMYYLLSLLSLLDMVLCLTVIPKVLAIFWFDNKSISFSGCFLQMFIMNSFLTMESCTFMIMAYDRYVAICHPLRYPSIITDQFVARAAVFVVARNGILTMPIPILSSRLRYCAENIIKNCICTNLSVSKLSCDDITFNRLYQFVTGWTLLGSDLILIVLSYSFILKAVLRIKAEGAATKALSTCGSHFILILFFSTVLLVLVITNLARKRIPPDVPILLNILHHLIPPALNPIVYGVRTREIKQGIQKLLRRL